Proteins from a genomic interval of Nautilia sp. PV-1:
- a CDS encoding GNAT family N-acetyltransferase codes for MKSNIYSPFFIYQNDIEVKIRDYQKGDGKGIVELFEENYGRTYYKHSFYNPKHWDEMAESLKYYPIIAEIDSKVVGQFLLTVYDEFIGEVSAVVVHPEFKGRGIMNKMFAYLLKKAQDLGLSTVYGEAIMFHPFSQKANLKQGMVESALQLGEVASWISQKEVKFQKRSAALVSFKIFHKKRRFINLPKRYKRIIKDVYKRADIRHFPALKKIKPDIRAVENDLLKLGSIVIDSKVKNFKEKFNKKFAYLKTKHDMIYADINLKSSNIDDLVEFLNKKRFFYSGVLFYKYNGDDYLRLQYENTHNIEEKLNVCYSKYCKKLTRYVYEDKKRVNRL; via the coding sequence AAACGATATTGAAGTAAAAATAAGAGATTATCAAAAAGGTGACGGAAAAGGGATTGTTGAACTTTTTGAAGAAAATTACGGCAGAACGTATTATAAGCATAGTTTTTACAATCCCAAGCACTGGGATGAAATGGCTGAGAGTTTAAAGTATTATCCGATAATTGCCGAGATTGATTCAAAGGTTGTCGGGCAGTTTTTACTGACGGTATATGACGAGTTTATAGGTGAGGTAAGCGCTGTAGTGGTTCATCCGGAATTTAAGGGCAGGGGAATAATGAATAAAATGTTTGCTTATCTGCTTAAAAAAGCGCAAGATTTGGGATTAAGTACGGTATACGGGGAAGCAATCATGTTTCATCCCTTTTCCCAAAAGGCGAATTTAAAACAGGGAATGGTTGAAAGCGCTTTACAGCTTGGGGAAGTGGCTTCATGGATAAGCCAAAAAGAGGTCAAGTTCCAAAAACGTTCGGCTGCGCTTGTCAGTTTTAAAATTTTTCATAAAAAAAGAAGATTCATAAATCTACCCAAAAGATATAAAAGAATAATAAAAGATGTATATAAAAGAGCCGATATTAGACATTTTCCGGCATTAAAAAAAATAAAACCCGATATAAGAGCTGTAGAAAATGATTTATTAAAACTCGGAAGCATTGTAATTGACTCAAAAGTTAAAAATTTCAAAGAAAAGTTTAATAAAAAGTTTGCTTATCTTAAAACCAAGCATGATATGATTTATGCGGATATTAATCTGAAATCTTCAAACATAGACGATCTGGTTGAATTTTTGAATAAAAAAAGGTTTTTTTACAGCGGGGTTTTGTTTTATAAATATAACGGAGACGATTATTTGAGACTGCAATATGAAAATACTCATAATATAGAAGAAAAACTGAATGTATGCTATAGTAAATATTGTAAAAAACTTACAAGATATGTTTATGAAGACAAAAAAAGAGTTAATCGTTTATAA
- a CDS encoding YqiA/YcfP family alpha/beta fold hydrolase, producing the protein MQTIYIHGFKSCGVGEKSKALKNYLNMDVLTPNLPFSPKKAINFLEKLITPDTVLIGSSLGGYYAIYLAEKYNLKAVLINPSLKPYKTLKSYVGIQYRYCDNKKFQWKKRYLKELKKYKTAPDKVEYLVLLQSGDEILHYKKTLKKFKKRQNARVIVEYGGNHRFENIGDYLCLIKNFIND; encoded by the coding sequence ATGCAAACAATATATATTCACGGATTCAAAAGTTGCGGCGTAGGAGAAAAAAGTAAAGCCTTGAAAAATTACCTAAATATGGACGTACTAACACCCAATCTGCCGTTTTCACCCAAAAAAGCTATAAATTTTCTGGAAAAACTCATAACTCCGGACACCGTACTTATAGGAAGTTCTCTCGGAGGATATTACGCCATATACCTGGCAGAAAAATATAATCTTAAAGCCGTCCTTATAAACCCTTCTCTTAAACCTTATAAAACTTTAAAATCTTATGTAGGAATACAATACAGATATTGCGACAATAAAAAATTTCAATGGAAAAAAAGATATTTAAAAGAACTGAAAAAATATAAAACCGCTCCCGATAAAGTCGAATATCTCGTTTTATTACAAAGCGGCGACGAAATTCTACATTACAAAAAAACTTTAAAAAAATTCAAAAAAAGGCAAAATGCAAGAGTAATTGTCGAATATGGAGGAAACCACCGGTTTGAAAACATCGGCGATTATTTATGTTTAATTAAAAATTTTATAAACGATTAA
- the ligA gene encoding NAD-dependent DNA ligase LigA, with protein MIKNHEEYKKAVDTLKKWAYYYYVLDNPLVTDEEYDKLYKQVEEYEKNHPDETDPSSPTQRVGDVVLEGFEKARHLSRMWSMEDVFNENDFLDWVARVKRILGHSDFSYYVEPKFDGASLNLVYENGRLIRAETRGDGEIGEDVTLNAKTINSIPLEIKEKSLIEIRGEVVIKKKDFEKLNEERIKNGEPTFANPRNAAAGSLRQLDPKITAKRPLMFYPWGVGVNSLNFEKYSELMTYIYSLGFKEPPLRAVCRDIECVEKKYEEFVKLRDSFEVMLDGMVVKIDEIKYHDILGYTQKYPRWMVAYKFPAVEKETIIEDVVVQVGRTGVLTPVAVLKPVEIGGVIVERATLHNFDEIERMDIRIGDHVIIIRSGDVIPKITKVLTWKRTGNEKPIPRPTRCPVCGAEVLDEGAIIKCQNLSCPARVVNTIIYFASKNCLDIEGLGESVAKLLYEHGLVKDITDIFKLRVEDLEKLPLFAKKKAENLINAIKKVKGAPCWRFVNALGIEHIGEVASKKICEKFGVEFYKHDPEEFEQIEGFGPEMVKSIAEYIRVNRDKIEKLIELIEPKNPEKKEIKQTPFTGKTVVLTGTMSKPRSEIKKMLEDMGAKVTNSVSKKTDYVIYGEDAGSKYDKAKKLGVELLKEEDMWKMVQN; from the coding sequence ATGATTAAAAATCATGAAGAATATAAAAAAGCCGTTGATACGCTTAAAAAATGGGCGTATTATTATTATGTGCTTGACAATCCTCTTGTAACCGACGAAGAGTATGACAAGTTATACAAACAGGTCGAAGAGTATGAAAAAAACCATCCGGATGAAACAGACCCTTCATCCCCTACTCAAAGAGTAGGAGACGTGGTGCTTGAAGGCTTTGAAAAAGCAAGGCATTTAAGCCGTATGTGGTCTATGGAGGATGTGTTTAACGAAAACGATTTTTTAGACTGGGTTGCCAGGGTTAAAAGGATATTGGGACATAGTGATTTCAGTTATTATGTAGAGCCTAAATTCGACGGTGCGAGTTTAAATCTGGTATATGAAAACGGCAGACTGATAAGGGCGGAAACCAGAGGAGACGGAGAAATCGGCGAAGATGTGACTCTTAACGCCAAAACGATAAATTCCATACCTCTTGAAATTAAAGAAAAAAGTCTTATAGAAATAAGAGGCGAAGTAGTAATTAAGAAAAAAGATTTTGAAAAACTAAATGAAGAAAGAATAAAAAACGGAGAACCCACCTTTGCAAACCCTAGAAATGCGGCGGCGGGAAGTCTTAGACAGCTTGATCCGAAAATTACGGCAAAAAGGCCTTTGATGTTTTATCCGTGGGGAGTGGGAGTTAATTCTTTGAATTTTGAAAAATACAGCGAGCTGATGACTTATATTTATTCGCTGGGCTTTAAAGAGCCTCCTTTAAGGGCGGTATGCAGGGATATAGAGTGTGTTGAGAAAAAATATGAAGAGTTTGTGAAACTAAGAGACAGTTTTGAAGTAATGCTCGACGGTATGGTGGTAAAAATAGATGAAATAAAATACCACGATATTTTGGGATATACACAGAAATATCCGCGCTGGATGGTGGCGTATAAATTTCCGGCTGTTGAAAAAGAGACTATTATAGAAGATGTTGTCGTACAAGTCGGAAGGACAGGCGTTTTAACGCCCGTTGCGGTTCTAAAACCGGTTGAAATCGGAGGCGTTATCGTTGAGAGGGCGACTTTGCATAATTTTGACGAAATAGAAAGAATGGATATAAGAATAGGAGATCATGTAATTATCATAAGAAGCGGGGATGTGATACCTAAAATCACTAAAGTGCTTACATGGAAACGTACTGGCAATGAAAAACCGATACCGCGTCCTACCCGTTGTCCCGTATGCGGTGCGGAAGTTTTGGATGAAGGAGCGATAATTAAATGTCAAAATCTTTCGTGTCCGGCAAGGGTTGTGAATACGATAATCTATTTTGCCAGTAAAAACTGTCTTGATATAGAAGGGCTCGGCGAAAGCGTTGCTAAACTTTTATACGAACACGGGCTTGTAAAAGACATAACGGATATATTCAAACTGAGGGTTGAAGATTTGGAAAAACTTCCTCTTTTTGCAAAGAAAAAAGCCGAAAACCTTATAAATGCCATAAAAAAAGTAAAAGGAGCTCCTTGCTGGAGATTTGTAAACGCGCTGGGAATAGAGCATATAGGAGAAGTTGCGAGCAAAAAGATTTGTGAAAAATTCGGTGTGGAATTTTATAAACACGATCCGGAAGAATTTGAACAGATAGAAGGCTTCGGTCCTGAAATGGTTAAGTCAATTGCCGAATATATCAGGGTAAACAGGGATAAAATAGAAAAACTTATAGAGTTGATAGAGCCTAAAAATCCTGAAAAAAAAGAAATAAAACAAACACCGTTTACCGGTAAAACCGTCGTTCTTACGGGAACTATGAGCAAGCCTAGAAGCGAAATTAAAAAGATGCTTGAGGATATGGGGGCGAAAGTGACTAACAGTGTTTCGAAAAAAACCGATTATGTAATATACGGAGAAGACGCCGGAAGCAAATACGACAAGGCGAAAAAACTCGGAGTTGAACTTTTAAAAGAAGAAGATATGTGGAAAATGGTTCAAAATTGA
- a CDS encoding ATP-dependent Clp protease adaptor ClpS — protein sequence MPTKTVVKDDVEVIMPKLYKVMLLNDDYTTFDFVIEVLKTIFHKNEEEAINITLKVDREGSAVVGVYPYEIAQMKVEKTHTIARNAGFPLRATMEEV from the coding sequence ATGCCGACCAAAACGGTTGTGAAAGACGATGTAGAAGTTATAATGCCTAAACTTTATAAAGTTATGCTTTTGAACGATGATTATACGACGTTTGATTTTGTAATTGAAGTGCTTAAAACAATATTTCATAAAAACGAAGAAGAAGCTATCAACATAACGCTTAAGGTTGACAGGGAGGGAAGTGCCGTTGTAGGGGTTTACCCTTACGAAATAGCACAAATGAAAGTGGAAAAAACGCATACTATTGCCAGAAATGCGGGATTTCCGTTAAGAGCAACAATGGAGGAGGTTTAG
- the clpA gene encoding ATP-dependent Clp protease ATP-binding subunit ClpA, translating to MQITENLRNIFNEIVNEAKRRQNEYITVDHAFYILLKDKNIRFLLEDVGVDVDYIRRGLDYYLDRYIEKVPVSVTPTETLSFHRATERMINHIQGIRKNVADEIDFFVALLEDETSYTNQLLKEFGLEKVEIVEYITETKETKKEDKKESPLEEFTTELTEIAKDFDDVIGRDKEIDRVMQVLSRRKKNNPILVGEPGVGKTAIVEGLAKKIALNEVPKQLKGKKIYSLDLGSLVAGTKYRGEFEKRMKVILDELKKQKEPILFIDEIHMIVGAGAAGNGSMDVANLLKPALAKGQIRCIGATTYEEYKNHFEKDRALNRRFQKIDVKEPSIEDTIKILKGLKQRYEEFHGVRYSEEALKSAATLAKKYLREKFLPDSAIDLIDEAGAKFKLRGKKLITKSDIEGIVAKIANIPKENASNNEIEKLKNLESSLKAKVFGQEKAIKELVKVIKRKKAGLTREDKPIGSFLFVGPTGVGKTEIAKQLANTLGINFLRFDMSEYQEKHSVAKLIGSPPGYVGYEKGGLLTEAIRKQPHTVLLLDEIEKAHPDIVQILLQVMDNATLTDNDGRKADFRNVVLIMTSNLGVGEGNNPGFLQEFSEFKEEAIDRFFAPEFINRLDAIVRFKPLNHESVLMVVDKFINELQDKLSAKKVKMTLTKRAKNALAKKGYSPKLGARPLSRIIEENIVEPLSDEILFGELKGGGEVKIDYVKDKFNLKVKNK from the coding sequence ATGCAGATTACTGAAAATTTGAGAAATATATTTAATGAAATAGTTAACGAGGCAAAAAGAAGGCAGAATGAATATATTACCGTTGACCATGCTTTTTATATTTTATTGAAAGATAAAAATATAAGATTTTTGCTTGAAGACGTTGGAGTTGATGTGGATTATATCAGAAGGGGACTTGATTATTACCTTGACAGATACATAGAAAAAGTTCCGGTAAGCGTCACTCCTACCGAAACTCTTTCTTTTCACAGAGCGACTGAGAGGATGATTAACCATATTCAGGGAATCAGAAAAAACGTTGCAGATGAAATAGATTTTTTTGTGGCTCTTTTAGAAGACGAGACAAGCTATACCAATCAGCTGCTTAAAGAGTTCGGTCTTGAAAAAGTGGAAATAGTGGAATACATAACAGAAACGAAAGAAACAAAAAAAGAGGACAAAAAAGAATCGCCTCTTGAAGAGTTTACAACCGAACTTACCGAAATAGCCAAAGATTTTGACGATGTTATCGGAAGAGATAAAGAAATCGACAGGGTTATGCAGGTTTTGTCCAGAAGAAAGAAAAACAACCCTATTTTAGTCGGAGAGCCGGGAGTCGGTAAAACGGCCATAGTGGAAGGGCTTGCTAAAAAAATAGCGTTAAACGAAGTGCCAAAACAGCTTAAAGGAAAGAAAATATATTCGCTTGATCTGGGCTCACTGGTGGCCGGAACGAAATACAGAGGGGAATTTGAAAAAAGAATGAAAGTAATTCTGGATGAACTTAAAAAGCAAAAAGAGCCTATTTTGTTTATTGACGAAATACATATGATTGTAGGGGCCGGAGCGGCGGGAAACGGAAGTATGGATGTGGCAAACCTTCTTAAACCGGCTCTGGCAAAAGGTCAGATCAGATGTATAGGCGCAACTACTTATGAGGAATATAAAAATCATTTTGAAAAAGACAGGGCCCTAAATAGAAGATTCCAAAAAATAGACGTTAAAGAGCCGAGTATAGAAGATACTATAAAAATTTTAAAAGGTCTTAAACAGAGATATGAGGAATTTCACGGTGTAAGATATTCGGAAGAAGCGCTTAAGAGTGCAGCGACACTCGCTAAAAAATATTTAAGGGAAAAATTTTTACCGGACAGCGCTATTGATTTGATAGACGAAGCGGGTGCTAAATTTAAACTCAGAGGCAAAAAGCTGATTACTAAAAGCGATATTGAGGGAATTGTGGCAAAAATAGCCAATATTCCTAAAGAAAACGCTTCAAATAACGAAATAGAAAAACTTAAAAATCTTGAAAGCAGTTTAAAGGCAAAAGTATTCGGCCAGGAAAAAGCGATAAAAGAACTGGTAAAAGTAATCAAAAGAAAAAAAGCGGGATTAACAAGAGAAGATAAACCGATAGGAAGCTTTTTGTTTGTGGGGCCTACGGGTGTGGGTAAAACCGAAATAGCAAAACAGCTTGCAAATACGCTTGGTATTAATTTCTTAAGATTTGATATGAGCGAATATCAGGAGAAACATTCCGTAGCCAAACTTATAGGTTCTCCTCCGGGATACGTAGGATATGAAAAAGGAGGACTTTTAACCGAAGCTATAAGAAAACAGCCGCATACGGTGCTGCTGCTTGACGAAATAGAAAAAGCCCATCCGGATATAGTCCAGATACTTCTGCAGGTAATGGACAATGCCACGTTAACGGACAATGACGGTAGAAAAGCCGATTTCAGAAACGTAGTTTTGATAATGACAAGCAATCTTGGTGTGGGAGAAGGCAATAACCCTGGCTTTTTACAGGAGTTCAGCGAGTTTAAAGAAGAGGCGATTGACAGATTCTTTGCGCCTGAATTTATAAACAGACTCGATGCCATAGTAAGATTTAAACCGTTAAACCATGAGAGCGTATTAATGGTTGTTGATAAATTTATAAATGAACTGCAGGATAAGTTAAGCGCTAAAAAAGTAAAAATGACTCTTACAAAAAGAGCGAAGAACGCTTTGGCAAAAAAAGGATATTCTCCGAAGCTAGGAGCTCGTCCTTTATCAAGAATAATAGAAGAAAACATTGTAGAGCCTTTGAGTGATGAAATACTTTTCGGAGAGCTTAAAGGAGGAGGGGAAGTGAAAATAGATTACGTTAAGGATAAATTCAATCTTAAAGTTAAAAATAAATGA
- the aat gene encoding leucyl/phenylalanyl-tRNA--protein transferase: MIKVNENPPLYLLDDFEFPDPYEPFDEGFVGASYDLYPKRLLEGYSKGFFPWYQDDEGMYHWFVLNERMLLKTDEVKTTKKLLRKLRSSKWDFKINTRFEDVIRHCANVKRKHENGTWISEGFIKAYSELHNYGFVISVESYYEGELVGGFYGVAINKYFSGESMFHLKPDASKLALIYFCDILKQNGIEFIDCQVPSEHLGSMGGKVYKKEEFIPMIWEASGYNNRFETNIDTETEKVYD, from the coding sequence ATGATAAAAGTTAACGAAAATCCCCCTCTTTACCTCCTTGACGATTTTGAGTTTCCCGATCCTTACGAGCCTTTTGACGAGGGATTTGTGGGAGCGAGCTACGATCTGTATCCAAAAAGGCTTTTAGAAGGGTATTCAAAAGGATTTTTTCCCTGGTATCAGGATGATGAGGGTATGTATCACTGGTTTGTTTTGAATGAGAGAATGCTTTTAAAAACGGATGAGGTTAAAACAACCAAAAAACTGCTAAGAAAACTAAGAAGTTCAAAATGGGATTTTAAAATCAATACCAGGTTTGAAGACGTTATAAGACACTGTGCTAACGTAAAAAGAAAACATGAAAACGGTACCTGGATAAGTGAAGGATTTATAAAAGCATACAGTGAACTGCATAATTACGGATTTGTTATTTCTGTTGAAAGTTATTATGAAGGCGAGCTTGTAGGAGGATTTTACGGGGTAGCCATAAATAAATATTTCAGCGGAGAGAGTATGTTTCATTTAAAACCGGATGCCAGTAAACTGGCGCTAATATATTTCTGTGATATTTTAAAACAAAACGGTATAGAATTTATTGACTGTCAGGTGCCAAGCGAACATCTTGGCAGCATGGGAGGAAAAGTATATAAAAAAGAAGAATTTATTCCTATGATTTGGGAAGCAAGCGGTTATAATAACAGATTTGAAACTAATATAGATACGGAGACGGAGAAGGTTTATGATTAA
- a CDS encoding glucose-6-phosphate isomerase — MIKFKHYFEYENKNLQNYAYEQLLNEKESGEIGYYHLPDSSKEIIKQLKNYKADFENIVIIGIGGSSLGTKAIYRLLKSSYKNVKKIIFLENTDPIELKNKFTEIDPDRSIFLVVSKSGTTIETVSIFKTALDHFNLNLSGDKEKFIVITDPGSSLEKLADEYGIVVFNIPKNVGGRFSVFSAVGIVPLYLAGFDVEKILFYAGEFFKSFFERKEEHLLIKAAFLYERSRCYKMNVVFSYSSLLDEFNKWYVQLWGESLGKINKKGQRVGLTPIGLLGSIDQHSFLQLLIEGPKDKTVTFIKINNFESSLKIPNISLPYLEKTDFVNGYTFNELINAQCDATRESIIRSGIDVDEIVLEKLNEESVGELISYYELLTSALGVLFEINTYNQPGVELGKKILKTKFN; from the coding sequence ATGATTAAATTTAAGCATTATTTTGAGTATGAGAATAAAAATCTGCAAAATTATGCCTATGAACAGCTTCTTAATGAAAAAGAGAGCGGAGAGATAGGCTATTATCATCTTCCGGATAGTTCAAAAGAGATAATAAAACAGCTTAAAAATTATAAAGCTGATTTTGAAAATATAGTAATAATAGGTATCGGAGGATCATCACTTGGTACCAAAGCTATATACAGACTTTTAAAATCAAGCTATAAAAACGTTAAAAAAATAATTTTTTTAGAAAATACCGACCCTATTGAATTAAAAAACAAATTTACGGAAATAGATCCGGACAGATCCATATTTTTGGTGGTTTCCAAATCCGGAACGACCATTGAGACTGTTTCTATTTTCAAAACGGCGCTTGATCATTTTAATTTGAATCTAAGTGGCGATAAAGAAAAGTTTATTGTAATTACCGATCCAGGATCTTCTCTTGAAAAATTGGCGGATGAATACGGTATTGTCGTTTTTAATATTCCAAAAAACGTAGGAGGAAGGTTTTCTGTTTTCAGTGCGGTGGGGATAGTCCCTTTATATCTTGCAGGATTTGACGTTGAAAAAATATTATTTTATGCGGGGGAGTTTTTTAAATCATTTTTTGAAAGAAAAGAAGAACATCTGCTTATTAAAGCGGCATTTTTGTATGAAAGAAGCAGATGTTATAAAATGAATGTGGTGTTTTCCTATTCTTCTTTGCTTGACGAATTTAATAAATGGTATGTTCAGCTCTGGGGAGAGAGTCTGGGCAAAATAAATAAAAAAGGTCAAAGAGTAGGGCTTACTCCTATAGGACTGCTAGGTTCAATTGACCAGCATTCGTTTTTACAGCTGCTGATAGAAGGTCCGAAAGATAAAACGGTTACATTTATAAAAATAAACAATTTCGAAAGTTCTCTTAAAATTCCCAACATATCTCTGCCTTATCTTGAAAAGACAGATTTTGTTAACGGTTATACTTTTAATGAACTTATAAACGCCCAGTGTGACGCAACGAGGGAAAGTATTATAAGAAGCGGTATCGATGTTGATGAAATAGTATTGGAAAAGCTGAACGAAGAAAGCGTCGGGGAGCTCATAAGCTATTATGAACTGTTGACTTCCGCTCTTGGCGTGCTGTTTGAAATTAATACGTATAATCAGCCGGGCGTGGAGCTTGGCAAAAAAATACTGAAAACTAAATTTAATTAA
- a CDS encoding LexA family transcriptional regulator — translation MEFDKIIEKIKDIISQEVGEKKVLNKDVAKALGISPEHLSVLKKRNKIPFEELAYFCAKRKISLNWLLFDQEIETIRGETEKFSKIRYFKDINASAGGGAINFDENYEILYIDRKIIDKNLDAVNVIGDSMEPTIKDGSIIFIDRNDNNIQNGGIFVVSTPAGVFVKRINLRSDGKIELISDNKLYPNETVEEAEIIGKVVKIIN, via the coding sequence ATGGAATTTGACAAAATAATAGAAAAAATAAAAGATATTATTTCTCAGGAAGTAGGAGAAAAAAAAGTTTTAAACAAAGACGTAGCCAAAGCTTTGGGTATTTCCCCAGAACATCTCTCGGTTTTGAAAAAAAGAAACAAAATACCTTTTGAAGAACTTGCATATTTCTGCGCCAAAAGAAAAATATCCCTAAACTGGCTGTTATTTGACCAGGAAATAGAAACCATAAGAGGTGAAACCGAAAAATTTTCTAAAATCAGATATTTTAAAGACATAAACGCCAGCGCAGGCGGAGGTGCCATTAATTTTGACGAAAATTATGAAATTTTATATATTGACAGAAAAATAATAGACAAAAATCTGGATGCCGTAAACGTAATCGGAGATTCAATGGAGCCTACTATTAAAGACGGAAGCATTATTTTTATAGACAGAAACGACAATAATATTCAAAATGGAGGTATTTTTGTTGTATCTACACCCGCAGGAGTTTTTGTAAAAAGAATAAACCTCAGAAGCGACGGAAAAATAGAACTGATTTCAGATAACAAGCTGTATCCCAACGAAACGGTGGAAGAAGCGGAAATTATAGGAAAAGTGGTAAAAATTATTAATTAA
- a CDS encoding DNA polymerase IV has product MKIHLDLDSFFVSAHRVLNKDLNNKPVVVVKRNDKEIFKNQKTKYYTMNEGAFTGDLIVGEENNDKSYFLENGRVRGIVVTASYEARELGIKTGTTLAEALRIYPGLEVVVPDYKLYHLLSYKLKLFLKKRIPVIEQYSIDEFFGDLEGWIQKRDTMEFIKNLKNEIKEKFSLPVSIGAAESKWTAKLATSYAKPDGIKVVSDINAFIKDVPVGRFPGIGKRIEKRLKEKGILTLGDVLREKEYFYSWGKPGIQLYNRVCGTDGEEVAEKNERKSIGISRRFDPVLDRGEIVRRIAVLCRYLSFLVKKKKVNPTFYYLNIRYKSNKKSKAHITVDRIFNELLLKEIMTMLFYRADTEDEYIISIGLSVSKFKKTSNLFDYKKDKKMEKLNEALYRLRSKFGLSSLVTASEII; this is encoded by the coding sequence ATGAAAATACATTTGGATTTGGACAGTTTTTTCGTATCTGCCCACAGGGTTTTAAATAAAGATTTGAATAATAAACCGGTTGTTGTCGTAAAGCGAAACGATAAAGAAATATTTAAAAATCAGAAAACAAAATATTACACAATGAATGAAGGCGCTTTTACCGGAGATTTGATAGTAGGAGAGGAGAATAATGACAAAAGTTATTTTTTGGAAAACGGCAGAGTAAGGGGTATAGTTGTAACGGCCAGCTATGAAGCCAGGGAACTAGGAATAAAGACCGGAACTACTCTTGCGGAGGCTCTTAGAATATATCCCGGGCTTGAAGTTGTTGTACCCGATTATAAGCTGTATCATCTGCTTTCTTATAAATTAAAACTGTTTTTAAAAAAAAGAATTCCGGTTATAGAACAGTACAGTATTGACGAATTTTTTGGAGATTTGGAGGGCTGGATACAAAAGCGGGACACCATGGAATTTATTAAAAATTTAAAAAACGAAATAAAAGAGAAATTTTCACTGCCTGTTTCAATAGGGGCGGCTGAAAGCAAATGGACTGCAAAACTTGCCACTTCATATGCAAAACCGGACGGTATAAAAGTTGTATCTGATATTAACGCTTTTATAAAAGATGTACCTGTGGGCCGCTTTCCCGGAATAGGAAAAAGAATCGAAAAACGTCTTAAAGAAAAAGGAATTTTAACATTAGGAGACGTACTGAGAGAAAAAGAGTATTTTTATTCATGGGGTAAACCCGGAATACAGCTTTATAACAGGGTATGCGGCACAGACGGGGAAGAAGTGGCAGAAAAAAACGAAAGAAAAAGCATAGGAATTTCAAGAAGGTTTGACCCTGTGCTTGACAGAGGCGAGATAGTAAGAAGAATTGCGGTATTATGCAGATATCTCTCTTTTCTTGTGAAAAAGAAAAAAGTAAATCCCACTTTTTATTATTTAAATATAAGATATAAAAGCAATAAAAAATCAAAAGCCCATATAACTGTTGATAGGATATTTAACGAACTGCTTTTAAAAGAAATAATGACAATGCTTTTTTACAGAGCGGATACGGAAGACGAATATATTATTTCAATAGGACTCAGTGTGTCCAAATTTAAAAAAACATCAAATCTTTTTGATTATAAAAAGGATAAAAAAATGGAGAAGCTGAATGAAGCCCTTTACCGGTTAAGAAGCAAATTCGGACTTTCTTCGCTTGTAACGGCTTCAGAAATTATTTAA
- the flgG gene encoding flagellar basal-body rod protein FlgG has protein sequence MVRSLYTAATGMMAQQMQIDVVSNNISNVNTIGYKKQRAEFADLFYQTMEYAGTSTSTTTQSPTGINVGLGVRPTAVTKIFTQGNFKETGNNLDVAIQGDGFFQVQLPDGRIGYTRDGAFKLDADGNLVTSDGYKIIPNITLPADTVQVSIGTDGTVSVLEAGQTQMQQIGQIEIAKFVNPAGLHSLGSNLYVDTTASGDPIVTTPGQDGAGELRQGFLEMSNVQLVDEMTDLITGQRAYDAASKAIVTSDEMLQTVNNLKR, from the coding sequence ATGGTAAGAAGTTTATACACTGCAGCCACAGGGATGATGGCACAGCAAATGCAAATAGACGTTGTATCCAACAATATTTCAAATGTAAACACTATAGGATATAAAAAACAGCGTGCGGAATTTGCAGATCTTTTTTATCAGACAATGGAATACGCAGGAACATCAACTTCCACAACCACACAGTCTCCTACAGGAATAAACGTAGGACTTGGTGTAAGACCTACGGCAGTAACCAAAATATTCACGCAGGGAAACTTTAAAGAAACAGGAAACAATCTTGACGTGGCTATACAGGGAGACGGATTTTTCCAGGTGCAGCTGCCTGACGGAAGAATCGGTTATACAAGGGACGGAGCGTTTAAACTGGATGCCGACGGGAATCTGGTTACAAGCGACGGATATAAAATAATCCCTAATATAACTCTTCCGGCTGACACCGTACAGGTTTCTATAGGAACAGATGGTACGGTATCCGTTTTGGAAGCGGGACAGACTCAGATGCAGCAGATAGGACAGATAGAAATTGCCAAATTTGTAAATCCCGCCGGTCTGCATTCTTTAGGAAGCAATTTATATGTTGACACTACAGCGTCGGGAGACCCTATAGTTACTACTCCGGGACAGGACGGAGCAGGAGAGCTTAGACAGGGATTTCTGGAAATGAGCAACGTTCAGCTGGTAGATGAAATGACAGACCTTATTACAGGCCAGCGTGCTTATGATGCGGCAAGTAAAGCAATTGTAACCAGTGACGAAATGCTCCAGACCGTAAATAACCTTAAAAGGTAA